A genomic segment from Candidatus Rokuibacteriota bacterium encodes:
- a CDS encoding Uma2 family endonuclease — MKQAERPGLHRWSRHEYGQLIDHGLLDEDDPIELLDGLLLVKEPQHSPYRTAVLLAAKALELGFGAGWFVQTQSPIILDDRSEPEPDVCVVRGSPRDYAAAHPTRPALIVEVAQSGLLLARGRKAAAYARAGIADYWILNLGDRVLEVYREPACPGPARRAWGYVAIDTLSADATVTPLAAPAAAIRVADLLP, encoded by the coding sequence ATGAAGCAAGCGGAGCGTCCCGGTCTGCATCGGTGGTCCCGCCACGAGTACGGGCAGTTGATCGACCACGGCCTCCTCGACGAGGATGACCCGATCGAGCTGCTCGACGGCCTATTGCTCGTCAAGGAGCCCCAGCACAGCCCGTACCGGACGGCGGTGCTTCTGGCGGCGAAGGCCCTCGAGCTCGGATTCGGAGCGGGCTGGTTCGTTCAGACTCAGAGCCCGATCATTCTCGATGACCGGTCCGAGCCCGAACCGGACGTCTGCGTCGTTCGGGGCTCGCCGCGTGACTACGCCGCCGCACATCCGACTCGCCCGGCGCTCATCGTCGAGGTCGCTCAGTCGGGCTTGCTCCTCGCCCGCGGTCGCAAAGCCGCGGCATATGCCCGCGCGGGAATCGCGGACTACTGGATTCTCAACCTCGGCGACCGCGTGCTGGAAGTCTATCGCGAGCCGGCGTGCCCGGGCCCGGCCCGGCGGGCCTGGGGCTATGTGGCGATCGATACGCTGAGCGCCGACGCCACGGTCACGCCGCTCGCCGCCCCGGCGGCGGCCATCCGCGTCGCCGATCTCCTGCCGTAG
- a CDS encoding extracellular solute-binding protein, translated as MAKPAPSKATRRDFLKYAAAGAAGVAAGPWVSRNAQAKPVSITFARESAYVKNFDDHFQKVMAPAYEKATGIKIEYQIQAAGGSAPVQLVSMVENKSGADLAWVQQEWLYRDALVDVSDIAEAVGKEQGGWYDEIKRLSIDKGKWKSVPMGNIGQLMVYRKDWFDEVGVKKFPETWDEFLEAGIKLKAKGHPFGMSMGHGFADNYSWLYPLLWSYGVTVMDKDGKKVALDTNETAKAVDFVRKLYKEACIEDCVGWLDPANNKAFLTSQISCTNNAYSIMVSAKRDLPEMGKVIEHGLNPKGPNGQRYHALVQVTHGVFAYSKDPQAAKDFLRWIMDPKQFRPWIASGDMYFAPYLHGFDKAPEWDIEPRVKPFQKVLETGKLTSWPAPANRQHGEVVNRWIVIDMFTKACTGTPTKAAIAEAVGQLKTIYG; from the coding sequence ATGGCAAAGCCCGCTCCGTCGAAGGCCACCCGTCGTGACTTCCTGAAGTATGCCGCCGCCGGGGCCGCGGGCGTTGCCGCGGGGCCCTGGGTCTCCCGCAATGCCCAGGCCAAGCCGGTCAGCATCACGTTCGCGCGCGAAAGCGCCTACGTGAAGAACTTCGACGACCACTTCCAGAAGGTTATGGCGCCTGCCTACGAAAAGGCCACGGGCATCAAGATCGAATACCAGATCCAGGCCGCCGGGGGCAGCGCGCCGGTCCAGCTGGTCTCGATGGTCGAGAACAAGTCCGGCGCCGACCTGGCATGGGTTCAGCAGGAGTGGCTCTACCGCGACGCCCTGGTGGACGTGTCCGACATCGCCGAGGCGGTGGGCAAGGAGCAGGGCGGCTGGTATGACGAGATCAAGCGCCTGTCCATCGACAAAGGGAAGTGGAAGTCCGTGCCCATGGGGAACATCGGCCAGCTGATGGTTTACCGAAAGGATTGGTTCGACGAGGTCGGGGTCAAGAAATTCCCGGAGACCTGGGACGAGTTCCTGGAAGCCGGCATCAAGCTCAAGGCCAAGGGCCATCCGTTCGGCATGTCCATGGGTCACGGCTTCGCCGACAACTATTCCTGGCTCTACCCCCTGCTGTGGTCCTACGGGGTAACGGTCATGGACAAGGATGGCAAGAAGGTCGCTCTCGACACCAACGAGACCGCGAAGGCCGTGGATTTCGTGCGCAAGCTGTACAAGGAAGCCTGCATCGAAGATTGCGTCGGGTGGCTGGATCCGGCCAACAACAAGGCCTTCCTGACCAGCCAGATCTCGTGCACCAACAATGCCTACAGCATCATGGTGTCGGCCAAGCGCGACCTGCCTGAGATGGGGAAGGTGATCGAACACGGGCTCAATCCCAAGGGGCCCAATGGCCAGCGCTACCATGCCCTCGTGCAGGTGACGCACGGCGTTTTCGCCTACAGCAAAGACCCGCAGGCAGCCAAGGATTTCCTGCGCTGGATCATGGACCCCAAGCAGTTCCGTCCGTGGATCGCCTCGGGCGATATGTACTTCGCTCCGTACCTGCACGGCTTCGACAAAGCGCCCGAGTGGGACATCGAGCCGCGCGTCAAGCCGTTCCAGAAAGTCCTCGAGACCGGGAAGCTCACGTCGTGGCCGGCGCCCGCCAACCGCCAGCATGGGGAAGTGGTCAATCGCTGGATCGTGATCGACATGTTCACCAAGGCCTGCACGGGCACGCCGACCAAGGCCGCCATCGCGGAGGCCGTCGGGCAGCTCAAGACAATCTACGGGTAG